The Pseudomonas eucalypticola genome has a window encoding:
- the garD gene encoding galactarate dehydratase: protein MQLIEHADSPRVIRLHERDNVVVIVNDQGVPAGTELPGALVTLEHVPQSHKVNLVDIPQGGEVIRYGQVIGYALQPIPRGTWVREDLLRMPTAPALDSLPMSDAVPEALPALEGFTFEGYRNADGTVGTRNILGITTTVQCVTGVLDHAVKRIRDELLPKYPHVDDVVALTHSYGCGVAITAADAYIPIRTVRNLARNPNLGGEALVISLGCEKLQAGQVMHEDDASVDLSEPWLYRLQDSSHGFTEMIEQIMELAEVRLKKLDARRRETVPASELILGMQCGGSDAFSGITANPALGYASDLLLRAGATVMFSEVTEVRDAIYLLTSRAETPAVAEALVREMDWYDRYLAKGEADRSANTTPGNKKGGLSNIVEKSLGSIVKSGNSAINAVVGPGERAQRKGLIFCATPASDFVCGTLQLAAGMNLHVFTTGRGTPYGLAMAPVVKVSTRTELARRWPDLIDIDAGRIATGRATIEELGWELFHYYLDVASGKQQTWAERHKLHNDIVLFNPAPVT from the coding sequence ATGCAGTTGATTGAGCACGCTGACTCGCCGCGGGTAATTCGCCTGCACGAGCGCGACAACGTCGTGGTAATCGTCAATGACCAGGGCGTGCCTGCCGGCACCGAGCTGCCCGGCGCCCTGGTGACCCTTGAACACGTGCCGCAGAGCCATAAGGTGAACCTGGTGGACATTCCCCAGGGCGGCGAAGTGATCCGCTATGGCCAGGTCATCGGCTATGCCCTGCAGCCCATCCCCCGCGGCACCTGGGTGCGCGAGGACCTGCTGCGCATGCCCACCGCCCCGGCGCTGGACAGCCTGCCGATGTCGGACGCGGTGCCCGAGGCGCTGCCGGCCCTGGAAGGCTTTACCTTCGAGGGCTACCGCAATGCTGACGGCACGGTAGGTACGCGCAACATCCTGGGTATCACCACCACGGTGCAGTGCGTGACCGGGGTGCTGGACCATGCGGTCAAGCGCATCCGTGACGAACTGCTGCCCAAGTACCCGCACGTCGACGACGTGGTGGCCCTGACCCACAGTTACGGCTGCGGCGTGGCCATTACCGCGGCGGATGCCTACATTCCTATCCGTACCGTGCGCAACCTGGCGCGCAACCCCAACCTGGGTGGCGAAGCCCTGGTCATCAGCCTGGGCTGCGAGAAACTGCAGGCCGGGCAGGTGATGCACGAGGACGATGCTTCCGTAGACCTCAGCGAGCCCTGGCTGTACCGCTTGCAGGACTCCAGCCACGGCTTCACCGAAATGATCGAGCAGATCATGGAGCTGGCCGAGGTGCGCCTGAAAAAACTCGATGCCCGCCGCCGTGAGACGGTCCCGGCCAGCGAACTGATCCTGGGCATGCAGTGCGGCGGTAGCGATGCGTTTTCCGGCATCACCGCCAACCCGGCGCTGGGGTATGCCAGCGACTTGCTGCTGCGCGCTGGCGCCACGGTGATGTTCTCTGAAGTGACCGAAGTGCGCGACGCCATCTACCTGCTGACCTCCAGGGCCGAAACGCCGGCGGTGGCCGAAGCGCTGGTGCGCGAGATGGACTGGTACGACCGCTACCTGGCCAAGGGCGAGGCCGACCGCAGCGCCAACACCACGCCGGGCAACAAGAAGGGCGGCCTGTCGAACATCGTCGAGAAGTCACTGGGCTCTATCGTCAAGTCCGGCAACAGCGCTATCAACGCGGTGGTGGGGCCGGGCGAGCGGGCTCAACGCAAAGGCCTGATCTTCTGCGCTACCCCGGCCAGCGACTTTGTCTGCGGCACCCTGCAATTGGCGGCCGGCATGAACCTGCACGTGTTCACCACCGGACGCGGTACCCCCTACGGCCTGGCGATGGCACCTGTGGTGAAGGTCTCTACCCGCACCGAGCTGGCACGGCGCTGGCCGGACCTGATCGATATCGACGCCGGCCGAATCGCCACCGGCCGGGCCACCATCGAGGAGCTGGGCTGGGAGCTGTTCCATTACTATCTGGATGTCGCCAGCGGCAAGCAGCAGACCTGGGCCGAGCGGCACAAGCTGCATAACGACATCGTGCTGTTCAACCCCGCCCCGGTGACTTGA
- a CDS encoding MFS transporter, giving the protein MQAAKQTHVRYLILLMLFVVTTINYADRATIAIAGSSLQKSLGIDAVTLGFIFSAFGWAYVAGQIPGGWLLDRFGSKKVYALSIFTWSLFTVMQGFVGDFGVSTAVVALFMLRFLVGLAEAPSFPGNARIVAAWFPTAERGTASAIFNSAQYFATVLFAPLMGWIVFTFGWQHVFMIMGGIGIVFSLVWLKVIHSPRQHPMINRAELEHIAGNGGMVDMDDKPKGKREGPKWDYVRQLLTNRMMLGVYLGQYCINGITYFFLTWFPVYLVQERGMTILKAGFIASLPAICGFIGGVLGGIISDWLLRRGHSLTFARKAPIIGGLLLSTTIVACNYVDIEWMVVGFMALAFFGKGVGALGWAVVSDTSPKQIAGLSGGLFNMFGNIASITTPIVIGYIISTTGSFKWALVFVGANALVAVISYLVIVGQIKRVELTDPPSKGSRKPVEQLAPAKI; this is encoded by the coding sequence ATGCAAGCCGCCAAGCAGACGCACGTCCGCTATTTGATCCTGCTCATGCTTTTTGTCGTGACCACGATCAACTACGCCGACCGTGCGACCATCGCCATTGCCGGTTCCAGCCTGCAAAAAAGCCTCGGCATCGACGCCGTCACCCTGGGTTTCATCTTCTCTGCCTTCGGTTGGGCCTACGTGGCCGGGCAAATTCCCGGTGGCTGGCTGCTGGACCGCTTCGGCTCGAAGAAGGTCTACGCCCTGAGCATTTTTACCTGGTCACTGTTCACCGTGATGCAAGGCTTCGTCGGTGATTTCGGCGTGTCCACCGCGGTGGTCGCGCTGTTCATGCTGCGTTTCCTGGTGGGCCTGGCCGAAGCGCCATCGTTCCCAGGCAACGCGCGCATCGTCGCCGCGTGGTTTCCCACCGCTGAACGTGGCACCGCCTCGGCGATATTCAACTCCGCGCAATACTTCGCCACCGTGCTGTTCGCGCCGCTGATGGGCTGGATCGTGTTCACCTTCGGTTGGCAGCATGTGTTCATGATCATGGGCGGCATCGGTATCGTGTTCTCCCTGGTCTGGCTGAAAGTCATCCACAGCCCGCGCCAGCACCCGATGATCAACCGGGCGGAGCTGGAACACATCGCTGGCAATGGCGGCATGGTCGACATGGACGACAAGCCCAAGGGCAAGCGCGAAGGACCGAAATGGGACTACGTGCGCCAGTTGCTGACCAACCGCATGATGCTCGGGGTGTACCTGGGCCAGTACTGCATCAACGGCATCACCTATTTCTTCCTGACCTGGTTCCCGGTATACCTGGTGCAGGAACGGGGCATGACCATCCTCAAGGCTGGCTTCATCGCCTCGCTGCCCGCTATCTGCGGTTTCATCGGCGGCGTACTCGGCGGCATCATTTCCGACTGGCTCCTGCGCCGCGGCCATTCCCTGACGTTCGCCCGCAAGGCGCCCATCATCGGTGGCCTGTTGCTGTCGACCACCATCGTGGCCTGCAATTACGTGGACATTGAGTGGATGGTCGTGGGCTTCATGGCCTTGGCGTTCTTCGGCAAAGGGGTTGGCGCACTGGGCTGGGCGGTGGTGTCGGACACCTCGCCCAAGCAGATCGCCGGCCTGAGCGGTGGCTTGTTCAACATGTTCGGCAACATCGCTTCGATCACCACGCCCATCGTCATCGGCTACATCATCAGCACCACCGGCTCGTTCAAGTGGGCCCTGGTGTTCGTCGGCGCCAACGCACTGGTAGCCGTGATCAGTTACCTGGTGATTGTTGGCCAGATCAAACGGGTCGAGTTGACCGACCCGCCGAGCAAAGGCTCGCGCAAACCGGTCGAGCAACTGGCCCCAGCCAAAATTTGA